Proteins from one Pseudomonas sp. KBS0710 genomic window:
- a CDS encoding glycogen/starch/alpha-glucan phosphorylase codes for MSQEPLAREAEVAAFRDAVLTKLTYAVGKDPDHAFDHDWFEAIALAARDQMVDHWMNHTRRIYRKGQKRVYYLSLEFLIGRLLYDSLSNLGVLEIAREALSELGVDLERIRLLEPDAALGNGGLGRLAACFMESMSTLGIAGHGYGIRYEHGLFRQAIVDGWQQEQTERWLDFGNPWEFERAEVIYPIGFGGSVETLADATGKMIQVWTPNETVRAVAYDTPVVGWRGASVNTLRLWRARAVEDLHLERFNAGDHLGAVAEVARAESISRVLYPADSTEAGQELRLRQEYFFVSASLQDLLRRHKNMHGSVLSLGEHAAIQLNDTHPSIAVAELMRQLVDLHDIPWEAAWDVTVETLSYTNHTLLPEALETWPVGLMERMLPRHMQIIYLINAQHIDSLRAKGIHDFDVLRAVSLIEEDNGRRVRMGNLAFLGSHSVNGVSGLHTQLMRSTVFSEMHKLYPERINNKTNGITFRRWLYQANPKLTEMLVEALGPDILDKPEERLIELEPFAEKQTFRKAFAEQRLHSKRALAEIIHERLGISVNPAAMFDVQVKRIHEYKRQLLNLLHTVALYQAIRAEPGTDWVPRVKIFSGKAAASYHQAKLIIKLTNDIARTVNNDPTVRGLLKVVFLPNYNVSLAESIIPAADLSEQISTAGFEASGTSNMKFGLNGALTIGTMDGANVEMHERVGAEHMFIFGLSAQQVEARKHAGEFNAGPDIAASHRLNDVLQAIRGGVFSPDDPGRYVGLIDGLIDYDRFLVCADFDAYWDAQARVEAHWHDSKAWWRSAVLNTARMGWFSSDRTIREYATEIWKALD; via the coding sequence ATGTCTCAGGAACCGCTTGCACGAGAAGCAGAGGTAGCCGCATTCCGCGATGCTGTCTTGACCAAACTCACCTACGCGGTGGGCAAGGACCCGGATCACGCCTTCGACCACGACTGGTTCGAAGCCATTGCCCTGGCCGCCCGCGACCAGATGGTCGACCACTGGATGAACCACACGCGGCGCATCTACCGCAAAGGCCAGAAGCGGGTGTATTACCTCTCGCTGGAATTCCTGATTGGCCGTTTGCTCTACGACAGCCTGAGCAACCTGGGCGTGCTGGAGATTGCCCGCGAAGCCCTGTCCGAACTGGGCGTGGACCTGGAGCGCATCCGCCTGCTGGAGCCCGACGCGGCGCTCGGCAACGGTGGCCTGGGCCGCTTGGCCGCGTGCTTTATGGAAAGCATGTCGACCTTGGGCATTGCCGGCCACGGTTATGGCATTCGTTATGAACACGGCCTGTTCCGCCAGGCAATCGTCGACGGCTGGCAGCAAGAGCAGACCGAGCGCTGGCTGGATTTCGGCAACCCGTGGGAGTTCGAGCGCGCCGAGGTGATCTACCCGATCGGCTTTGGCGGCAGCGTCGAAACCCTGGCGGATGCCACCGGCAAGATGATCCAGGTGTGGACGCCCAACGAAACCGTGCGCGCGGTGGCTTACGACACCCCAGTGGTCGGCTGGCGCGGTGCCAGCGTAAACACCCTGCGCCTGTGGCGCGCCCGTGCTGTGGAAGATTTGCACCTGGAGCGCTTCAACGCCGGCGACCACTTGGGCGCCGTCGCTGAAGTGGCGCGCGCCGAAAGCATCTCCCGAGTGCTTTATCCGGCCGACAGCACCGAAGCAGGGCAGGAATTGCGTCTGCGCCAGGAATACTTCTTCGTTTCGGCCTCGCTGCAAGACTTGCTGCGCCGCCACAAGAACATGCACGGCTCGGTACTGAGCCTGGGCGAACACGCCGCGATTCAACTCAACGACACCCACCCGTCCATCGCCGTGGCCGAGTTGATGCGCCAACTGGTCGACCTGCATGACATCCCGTGGGAAGCCGCGTGGGACGTGACGGTTGAAACCCTTTCCTACACCAACCACACCTTGTTGCCCGAGGCGCTGGAAACCTGGCCTGTCGGTTTGATGGAACGCATGCTGCCCCGGCATATGCAGATCATCTACCTGATCAACGCCCAGCACATCGATTCGCTGCGCGCCAAGGGCATCCACGACTTTGACGTATTGCGCGCCGTGTCGCTGATTGAAGAAGACAACGGCCGCCGCGTGCGCATGGGTAACCTGGCGTTTCTGGGCTCCCACAGCGTTAACGGCGTTTCCGGGCTGCACACTCAGTTGATGCGCAGCACGGTGTTCTCCGAGATGCACAAGCTGTACCCGGAGCGCATCAACAACAAAACCAACGGCATTACTTTCCGCCGTTGGCTGTACCAGGCCAACCCCAAGCTCACCGAGATGCTGGTGGAAGCCTTGGGCCCGGACATTCTCGACAAGCCCGAAGAGCGCCTGATAGAGCTGGAACCGTTCGCCGAGAAGCAGACGTTCCGCAAAGCCTTCGCCGAGCAGCGCTTGCACAGCAAGCGGGCACTGGCCGAGATCATCCACGAGCGCCTGGGTATTTCGGTGAACCCGGCGGCGATGTTCGACGTGCAGGTCAAACGAATTCACGAATACAAACGCCAGTTGCTCAACCTGCTGCACACCGTGGCGCTGTACCAGGCGATTCGTGCCGAACCGGGTACCGACTGGGTGCCACGGGTGAAGATCTTCTCGGGCAAGGCGGCCGCCAGTTATCACCAGGCCAAGTTGATCATCAAGTTGACCAACGACATCGCCCGTACCGTGAACAACGACCCGACCGTGCGCGGTTTGCTCAAGGTGGTGTTCCTGCCCAACTACAACGTCAGCCTGGCGGAAAGCATCATCCCGGCGGCGGATTTGTCGGAGCAGATTTCCACTGCCGGTTTTGAGGCTTCAGGCACCAGCAACATGAAGTTCGGCCTCAACGGCGCGCTGACCATCGGCACCATGGACGGCGCCAACGTGGAGATGCACGAACGCGTGGGTGCCGAGCACATGTTTATCTTCGGCCTCAGCGCCCAGCAGGTGGAAGCGCGTAAACACGCCGGTGAGTTCAACGCCGGGCCGGACATTGCCGCGTCCCATCGCCTTAACGATGTGCTGCAAGCGATCCGTGGCGGGGTGTTCTCGCCGGATGATCCGGGCCGTTATGTGGGCTTGATCGACGGGCTGATCGACTACGATCGCTTCCTGGTATGCGCCGACTTTGACGCTTACTGGGACGCCCAGGCGCGGGTCGAGGCGCATTGGCATGATTCCAAGGCCTGGTGGCGCTCGGCGGTGCTCAATACGGCGCGCATGGGCTGGTTCAGCTCGGACCGCACCATCCGCGAATACGCCACCGAGATCTGGAAAGCCCTCGACTAA
- a CDS encoding YkgJ family cysteine cluster protein yields MKPQLIAAAELDRLETWQKYSAHMCGGCVSSCCTLPVEVKIKDLIRIGIVDEFERGDPPKNIAKRLQKEGIVERFNSKSEIFTLQRMSNNDCLYLDRKTRFCTIYDKRPDTCRNHPKIGPRPGYCAYKPKEVVRETKFRTLDKF; encoded by the coding sequence ATGAAGCCTCAACTGATCGCCGCCGCGGAACTCGACCGTCTCGAGACCTGGCAGAAATATTCCGCCCACATGTGCGGCGGCTGCGTGTCCAGCTGCTGCACGCTGCCGGTCGAGGTAAAGATCAAGGACCTGATCCGCATTGGCATCGTCGATGAGTTCGAGCGCGGCGACCCGCCGAAGAACATCGCCAAGCGTTTGCAGAAGGAAGGCATCGTCGAGCGCTTCAATTCCAAGTCGGAAATTTTCACCCTGCAGCGCATGAGCAACAACGACTGCCTGTACCTGGATCGTAAGACGCGCTTCTGCACTATTTATGACAAGCGCCCGGATACTTGCCGCAACCACCCGAAAATCGGGCCGCGGCCGGGGTATTGCGCATATAAGCCCAAAGAAGTGGTGCGCGAGACCAAATTCCGGACCCTCGACAAGTTCTGA